The Ptychodera flava strain L36383 chromosome 18, AS_Pfla_20210202, whole genome shotgun sequence sequence TAGGTCAGGTTACAGGAAACGTACATTCGTTACTTGACCTGAAACAAACTGAACGTTCTACATTCGGTGTCTCTGTCAAGCTGTAAATGAAATAATGGGAAAGAATACAGTACGCCGTTTGTAAATCTCAATATTGTTGGCTGACGAACAACTGATGTCAGCTTTATAGTCGAGTCTGAAGTAGTTTATAGTTGGTCGATCTAAGCTTTCTGTTTATAAGCACCTCTATTGGACCAACATCTTCATTTAATGATTATAAATGGCTGTTGTTTccttattttaaaattgtaagcTAACTCACGATTTATGACTCGTGAATTGTCTCGTTGTCTGTTAGGTATTGGATGTCTCGAGGTATCCGGGAACCGCGTTTGAGTACAGGCCTTATCATGTACACACTCGCCTTGGAACTTTGCCAAAAAGTTACCCTATATGGCTTCTATCCATTCGCCATGGACCTGCACAACCAGTCAATCCCGTATCACTACGACCAGCCGAGAAATTCAACGTTCAACTATGGCAATATGCATAACTTTCCGATGGAATTCAGCTATTTGAAAAAGATGCATGAACAGGGTGTTTCAAAACTTCAGGTTGGCAAATGCAGGTAGCGAAGGTGTATTAACGCTTTGTAATTTTATTCGCCACAGTGAAAGTATGTTCCCTGCGACACTCCTTTCAGATTAgcagaaatattttattgtgctatttatttatttatctactgttcactttgtttacaaatttccgaaatatttgatgtttttaaAGCCTTACTTTAAGTTTGTTCCATAATTTAATAGCCAGCGTTTAACAGAATTGCTTTTATTCTGAGGGtttatgaaaataaatcttGGAGAGGATAAGAAATAAGAGCATAAATGCCGAAAAAAGACAGGCCTGTGAAATTTCTGCCGGTCTACAGCTATTATAGACTCGTTTTGAAAATGCAAGGTGGAAATTAGGGTAGAGAAATCTCATCCATGGATACTGCAGTGGGAATGCTGGCCTATTCCAGCCTGAGTGACGTATATAAAGGAACGTAAAAACGTCATTGTGATTGTCtaaaaaacttttacaaaagaCTAGGTGCGAGAAACCACTTTGAAAAAGTCAAGTGCTGAAATATTGGCGTCACCATACAAGATTTCGAGATAAAATTGTATTGCCTAGTTTTTCCTTCGCAAAATACGTGAAAATGCCCTCTcagcagttttttttttatacttCCCATTGCATTCCCATTACTTGTTCAGTAACTCAGCCTGTTCTTCAAGAACATCTAAGAAATTTTCGCTAAAAGGAAATGACAATGCTTCACTCTTTCAGCGTTATACTTCATTaattgctgatttttttttataaaacaatGAGAGCTGCATACGATGCATTTCTGTTTGACGTAGCTCTAAACGGTGGTAACACGATCTTTTCCTTATATTGCTAGTAGTAATCACTGCTACATAAAGCATTGCAACGTTAAGAAAAGAACGCTTTAGCTTTTGGCAAAGTCACCCACTGTAatttttcttctccttgtttttttTCCCCTTCGACATATTGAGAAGTGGTCGGTCATTTAGGGCAGTTTGCTTCAGACTCAAAATACCTTCAGGTTCATATCGAACAGTTGAGAGCGATGGGCCTGTAATTGCAATCCCGATTACGAAAGACAGGTGTGCGTTTTCCGCGAGCAAAGTATGAGCAAACGTTTACAACTTACATTTTCGAGTTTGTATCCTTATAGACCCTGTCCAATATGAGGAGATTAAAAGATAAAtgcgattttttttgttttgtatgtcaacatttgcaatatttgcaCCACGACAACATGTGGCCCTCTTTTACATTATAGATACTCCAGTCTTATAATTGATGAATCTCCATTTACCAAATTTATTGGATTTTTTTCTGCATGTTGCAATATAAGTCGTGTCTTCTGAGATTACATAAGAGAATAGCAATGCAATATCAAATATGTTACAAGCCTGGGACCAAACTTTTcgcaattttgttgttttactaAGCCGTGTATTGTAAGGccaagtaaaaaaaattgtgtttccggtaacatgACTCTGAAAATTAGGGTGGATAGGCCGGAGGAAAATTTTCTTATTTCTCTTTTCGGTGCCCGAGACCCATAAAATTCGTAAGAATTTAAAGAATTTACTCGAAAGgttttgaaaatgcgaaatgaatATCTTATGTCGATGGGTTTTTCTAGGGTAGGTTGGGTTACCGAAAACACACATATACTTTTATTTGGCCTACCGACCACACTGACAGGAGCTAATGATAAGATTTTATGACAGAGACATTCGTTCGTTGTTTTACCTGAATTTATTAAAATGTACACTACGAGCTAGTGTTtaagacttcgaaaaaataaaatattcgagAAACGTGATTGGAGTATGTTGCGTGTGTCTGTATGACAATCACTCTCTTATCAGCATGACCATTGCGTATGCAGGTGTAATGTACTCTGTGACGGTGTTTGCTCAGAATTGAATCCTGGTTCAGGAACAAGATCTGGACTACCACATTCGACTCAGAATTGCTCTTGAGGGCGCTGTTAACTCTGCTGTTAGCATGTTAGCGTAGAATGTTTTGACGAATGACCGTCAAAACATGCTATAAATAAAGTTAAAGCAAAATAAAACGTGCCTGTTGGCAAAGAAAAACAAGTTTCCAATCAATTCCAAACTTCAGTTTCCCCACATTTTAAAACGAAATGCTTGACTAAACTAAAAAAACCGGCCAACTTTTTCGGCTGACAAAGACTCTGCATTTATCAACGTATTGCAGGAAACAGTGGGTCGGGGCCGCACCGTGCTTTCATTATTTGAGCGgatacagggggggggggggggttagttAACAtataacaaatgaacaaaattaagtcattatattatatttagaCAGCAAATGGTGAAACAGACATTCTCGTTATATATTTCTAAAAGTATCATAAACATTTTAACGTTACCGTGTGTTCACCGGCGGCCATGCTCGGTGGAGTTGGACCATCGAGGACAGCCGCACCAAGTACCTGTACAGGATGATGTCGTCCACCCTACGGTGGAAGGCTCCACAAATCACCTTTTTTGAGCTTTTGTCGACTAAAAACCTTCTTCACGACACTGGGCTGTATCTCTTTGTTTTCACCGAAAGAGTTCGGGAATTTTTAGAATCTTTCTCCCGATCACATCCAAATGATCTTTCGTGGGTTactgaaaataaaacatatatAGAAAGACTGAAATTGTTTTAAagacaaaatgatgaaattcatattCATCTAGCATTTTAATTCTGATGGTACGGTGGTGGTGGTTGGAACGTTGCTGACTTGATAAAAAGGGCGATATTGGAATGAGTAAGGTGTTTGAATCTTGAGAGTGGGTAGGTCTTCACGATCGATGAATGACCGCTGTTTAAGTTGGGGTCGTCCAAGGTTTACCGATTTTCACATGGGATATCCCTGTTTCAAAAAATCCACTAAATTACAATCAATTCACAGCCACATGAAATTATACTAATGGCAACCTTGACTTGTCATTCGTTCAATGCTTTCAAGTTGAGCATCAGTTCAGATAAAAGTACCcatcaaaataatttcattttacataaaaaatgtttaatttctATCCGTCCTTCAATTTCACGTACATGAGAACTTTATACTTACTCTTTctgaaaataatgtagtttAAATCTTCGTATCTTTCTAAGCAGTAAAAACGCTACAAATGATTATGTGCAATGTGTCTTGTTTTTATCGATACATTCACAGCTTTCACAGCTGCACCCTCAAGCAGTCCACCGTACCGACGAATAATTTAAAACTTTCCAGTTTTAATTGCGTTATAATCTATATTTACAGTAGCAACTGATTTCCTTACTTGCCAGATAACATGTTGAGCATGCCTTTTTACTCGATAAATATGATTTCACAGGGATAAAGAAGtatatcatttgccaataattCTTTGTCAAGGAACATCGAACTTCTTTCATGGAGAAGTTGAAGTCTTAATAGAAAATATACATGGTATTAATTACATAGGATTGAACTAACTttagaaaaacacaaaaaaacccaaaacaataacaaacaaaacaaaacaaaaaaacaagtcatcgtagaTGACACAGTCTCCACTTGTTATTTGGCGCGTGATTCACTGAGAACGTACCTGTGTATGGTGTGTAGATGGAAGGATGTCGAGTCAAAGTGTTTGTGTTAACTGAACTGTGGCGCAGTGGAACAATAGGCATTTGAGGTTGTTGGCATGGGACATGTTCAATAATATAACGTGTGATAGTAACATCTTTGTAAACTGTTAATGCAATATGGACACCTCAGTGTCGCAGCAACGAAGAACAACTAGAATATTGCTCGTTTGAGCAGTTATAGAATGGAAACTCTCCTAaggttttattgaagtttactTGTGGAGCCAGGACTTTCGATACGACAACCCATTGTTTTCTGATACTGCCACAGAAATAAATTAAGGAAATAATATATTGCTAACTTTTTTGAGAATTTCGCTACTTACAGAacaagtcaaatagtccccctTCACTTAAATACTGGTTGCGTGAATGCCTATGTTTTCCTTGGTCTGTAATTGCCACGAAGACATTTTGAACAATTAAATTTAATCAGACATTTGTATAGTAAATGCTGGTAAGAACATTGGAATATTAGTTTCGCCGTAGGCGGCGCAACTCCAGATGGTGGAGTGATCGTGAGATAGCTAAAAGGTTACTGATTCAGCATATTGGCAACAAtctttgtttttttacttttgtctgTTAAACAACTTTTTTTTCTTAAACCGTTACATCGAGGGCAAATATTTCTTCTCCTTCGCCTGTACTGTTGACAATCCCCCCTAAATCTCTCCACTATCcgagaaatcaaatggttctcccttaGTGGATGACAGAACAATTCTTTAAAATTCCATTAAATTGAAAGATATGCGATTGATCTATTTCGAAGTAGTAAGATATTCCGTTCGTTGTATCAATTTTACTGCTGATATTATGATATGAGCATGCTTCGAACCTTTGTGCTACAAATGACGCACCTGCCTCAGTCACTCGATTatgaatacgaaaacgaatacgaaaacaaCTATAGCGACGATCATAGAAATTGTCGTCTGCAAAAGGCGCGTtgctgcttttcttttttacagTGTGGAATGTCCTGTGTATTTTCTGGTAATGGCTAGACTGGATCGAATGTTGAAAAAGTGTTTCGTTCTTTCTTCAGTTGCATTTCTCACACTTTTCTTTACAATATTGTTTCATGTTACTTCAAAAAACTCATCGGTTCCCGGTAGTCAGGCTAAAAGGTCAAGTATTTCTGACACTTACGAGAGATACGATCTCTTGATCGAGCTGTTACATCGAGCAAGACAAGAAAATTCATTGAGGTGAGCTGTACACGATCTGCAAACAATTACTTCACAGAAACCATAGTCTAAACTTATGTAAAATGGTCAAGCCTTGCTTTTGTTTTCAGTAAAGCCACTGGCAGTCTGCACTGTGACTCTGTCGGAGACGGTGGCGCGGCTACCTAAGCTAGAAGGGGAGGTGCGCCTGATGTTATGTGTATAATTGGCTAGACTTTGCAGCTACTCGAAATAGGTTCCGTTGCCGCAGcgcttttgaaatatcaaatctgtggggtagctgggggggggggagaggaaAATGATGAGCACAAAGTGGTTCTTATTCTgcaaaaatgttaaatacaGATGACGTACTGATTAGAGTCCATTCTGTATCTCTCAGATGTATCAGATGTTTTCCCGTCCCAATTTAGCAATGAGTGAATTCAGTGTAACACAAAGCATAACGGCAACAACACAGATAGTTAGCATGGAATTTAAGGAAAATAATCCTATCTCTTAAGAACCAATACCATCAGTAATATTGAATACATTCTTTCTACTCTGGATTTTCCTTGCAGAAACCGAGGGAATCATGGGGAAAAGTCAACCAAGGCAAGCAAATCTGGTCCTTTCCCAAGGTTCTATACTGGTAACCGAGCACCAACAgtatcaacaacaacacaaccaTATGAATGGAAAACAGAAGGCCCATGGAATCATAGTATGGTAGAAATGATTAAACTTAGGTTAgttgcaaacaaagtttttcatAAATGACTTTCCATATTTTCATGCTGGGACACAATTACATAAAACTGTATTGCCATTTAAATTTTTcgaaatgtcattatttggaTGTCCTCTTTCTTCaggtatgatttttttattataatGTTATTGTTACTGACATGCTGTAAATAATGGCATTAGTTTCATTCCTGTGAGATCAGATTTTTAATGATATTGAGTTCCTGCCTTTCTTTCAGGAATCTCTTGAGAAGGCACTTCCATGTTGTAAAACGAGTTAGCATTACAAAGAAAGACGTCAGACCGTGGAGTTTAATCAGGTACGACTATTCATCAGTGAGGTATGTTTTCTCCATGAATCCACTTCTGTACCAGTTACTTCCAGAAAATTCCCCGTTTCTTACTGTGCACCATGAAACATGTGCTGTGGTTGGAAGTAGCGGCATTCTTCTGAAAAGTCAATGTGGAAGAGAGATAGATTCTGCTGACTTTGTGTTCCGAGGTAACATGGCACCGACAATTGGCTTTGAGAAGGATGTCGGCAGAAGAACCAACTTTATGACTATCAATCCAGGTATTGTCAAAGACCGGTTTAATTTCTTGCTTACCACTGAAGACAGAAGTCAGTTTTTGGATGCACTGAAAGATATTGGTGAGGCTATCTTGTGGTCCCCAGGATTTACGCACTATGGTTCAGGCCTACCTTTGAGGGTGATGGGGGATTTTTTGGCTGAGCATCAGAATGAACTTAGTTTGAACCTGGCATTGCTTGGAGAAGGAGCTATCAAATACATAAAAGGGTAAGCAAACTTGCATGCAAGTAAATTAACGTCCTGTGAATCGAGTGTTACTCTGCGTTGTTGACATGATCTATtaatataaatttcaaaatgttatcaCAATAAGCAGCAAAAGGTCTTGTTTCATAAAAAGCAAGGCTTTCTCCCTTGTGGGGGGATGTGCACAATTTGGTGTCAGTTCCAGGTAACACCAAAATGTATGTCATGATAAGATTTGCATCTACAGTAGTGttaatatttcatgatattttgtttGCAAGACCAATCAACCACACAAATCACAGAGATGTGTTGGAAATTCAATTCTCTGTTGGTCAGGAAATATAAGGGCCATCATGTAACATAAAATGGTAGTACATTAATGCATAATAAATCTTGTGGCATATTGCTCTGCTTtttaatggaaataacagacacATATGAAAGAGTAAGTTTGCAAATTGTCAGGATAATGTATGCTACACTTATCAtactttggaatttcaaaatggaataGGCATTGTGTTACGTGATATTTTGGACCGACTAATTCTGGGAAATGCAAAGTAACAGAGAATTGCTATTTAGCTCGCAGTTCGAGGAGAGATAGTTTTCAGATGGACCCACAAGAAAGAAGTTGATATTGTAAGCAACTGAATAGGCCCATCCTGAGAGTTAGAGTTGTAAAGGCAACCCTGAATTGTATTATATTCCCAAAGGGTCCACTTTTCTGAACGAAAGCAAAAAAAGTCTACCGGAGCGTGAAAAATCAATCATAAAGTTAGACAGCCACTGCCATCTTCAAAACCACCAACCATGATAGATGGGCAGTTTTACTgattgtcaactttggtctactcataaacattacaaataataaatatgtGGTGGTGAGCAGTTGACTGAAGACTAATAACTCCAAGACAACCTCACACCGAAAAATTATCAATATCATATATAATCAATCCATGCACATTCAtgtactttgaataaaattgttgaACCAAGTGTTCAGTGTTTGGGGTTATTTGTATCACTAACCAATGAGAAAATCAATAAACCACAAATTATCGTGATGCCTTATGCTCATAACATAACATAGGAAGAGACTTGTTAATTTTGTCGTATTATAGTTTGTCATGCCCCATGGCAGTGAAATTAAAACGTAGTCCACAGATGAAGACAGTAGAACGCTTACATGtgcttttgttttcttgacaGCTTTTGGAAGGTTTCTCACAATTTCTCGGAGCCCAGGATAACAACTGGTTTGTTTATGTATACAATGGCTGTGCCAATTTGTGACAAGATCAAGCTGTATGGATTCTACCCATTCATGCAAGATCCCCGCAATAAGACTATTCCATGGCACTACTATGATCCAGCCTCTGATCCATCATGGCTGAAATCTGTCCACAAGATGCCAGAAGAATATGGGATTCTACAGGCTCTTCACAGAAAAGGACTTCTCAAGTTGAAAACAGGAAAATGTCATTATGACGAGTGATGTTGCTGTTTCAGCTAAACTCTTTCAATTCACTATCCAGAAATTTGGAAGCTTTGCTTCTTGAGGCTTGTATGAAATGGATCTAAAGATCTGAAGATCTGAAGCACTGCTAGTATGGTATACCCTCTGAAATAGACAATTGCTGGAACAAACTACTGAAAGTGTgtagaatgtgaaattttgtgtgcACTGAAAACTGATCAGGCATGGTTTTTGAATCCCTGTCAATCATTGGTTACACTGTTCCATTTGGGTTTGAGTGAATAACAGATACCATCAAGAACAGTAGAATTTGGGGTGGACTGAAAATGCCGCAGAAACACCAGTACTgtaacatttaacattttaagGTGTCCCCCTCCAAACCCATTATGCAGTGCATTAGGTGACTACATCTGCACCTTCATAGGTGAACAGTTTTAAGGTTCCCATGGGATGATTGCCATAAATATCTCTCACGCCATATACATGCAGTTCACAAGCTATCCACTGCAGAAGCACATTCAAGATTGCCTGCCATAAGCTttaaagcaaaagaaaaattgttgattgTCAATATCAAGCCCATTTGACACCTCAagaatattatgaaaataccgGAAAAGATGCACTTGGACATTGGCACCACGAACCACCCTCCACTTTGTGTCGGGCAACACACTGCACCAATGTCCTCATGTATCGTTTGTGGTACATGTACttttgtaataacctcatattatatACTATAATGACAAAGgaataactttcaaattcatGCAATGTGTGAAAAGCAAACATCAGTTAATTTTCATAATATGAGGTGGATTTTAATGAATCAAGTTCAGAGAAGTTACCATGATTAGACTCTTCTGAGAAGAGACATGGCAACCTCTGATTCAACCAGAAATTAATTTGATGAGACCATACATATTTTTTCCATCAAATATGGTTaaacttttttatcaaatgtgatttgtcaatttcacaattattttgtacaaaattctgcaattctgatgaaatgttcaaattaaattcgatttgtaacaaaactaaaaacaaacaaaaacatatcTTAGTATCTTGCTCTCTGCAGTGAGAACTAACGTTTGTACAGAAGTGTTAGAAATTGTGTTAGCAAATATTGGAATTAAATACAAAAGGGAGTTTTTAATGGTTTATTGAGAATTTACTAACATCATATTAACATACAATAATTAAAAGGACTGTATTGCACAAGCTTTAGTACATGACATTTTACAATACTTGGAAAATATAACTCATGGTTACTATTTTACATGCTGTGCAAATGATTGAGTTCCTTCTCACAAACATTTCAAGAGTTTTTGATAacaacaagattggaactaatttggtataattgTATAGTGAAGGAATATTGGTTTAATCTGGAAATGTAAGctcattttcttttccttttaagtaatacacttgtttttatgagtaatgtgtaatattgcaacattcaactgtaGGGTACCTAacacatttgagaaatttgaaaaatatgaagatccaattctcccaaattagttccaatcgtgtttaacaTTCTCTAGCTGCCCGTTTCTGTACTGATCATAACAGTGACAGTGACATCTTCAATAAATTTGAGACACTGTAGCATGACTCTTTGATTTCCACCATTCTACAGTTATGTTGTTACCCTGATGGAGACTGTAAACTAACACGTATCACTCTCATTCATATGATATCATGACTTTTAGGGATT is a genomic window containing:
- the LOC139116870 gene encoding alpha-N-acetylneuraminate alpha-2,8-sialyltransferase ST8SIA3-like — protein: MNTKTNTKTTIATIIEIVVCKRRVAAFLFYSVECPVYFLVMARLDRMLKKCFVLSSVAFLTLFFTILFHVTSKNSSVPGSQAKRSSISDTYERYDLLIELLHRARQENSLRNRGNHGEKSTKASKSGPFPRFYTGNRAPTVSTTTQPYEWKTEGPWNHSMVEMIKLRNLLRRHFHVVKRVSITKKDVRPWSLIRYDYSSVRYVFSMNPLLYQLLPENSPFLTVHHETCAVVGSSGILLKSQCGREIDSADFVFRGNMAPTIGFEKDVGRRTNFMTINPGIVKDRFNFLLTTEDRSQFLDALKDIGEAILWSPGFTHYGSGLPLRVMGDFLAEHQNELSLNLALLGEGAIKYIKGFWKVSHNFSEPRITTGLFMYTMAVPICDKIKLYGFYPFMQDPRNKTIPWHYYDPASDPSWLKSVHKMPEEYGILQALHRKGLLKLKTGKCHYDE